In Cololabis saira isolate AMF1-May2022 chromosome 1, fColSai1.1, whole genome shotgun sequence, the following proteins share a genomic window:
- the cep20 gene encoding lisH domain-containing protein FOPNL, with product MATITELKCAVRETLESRGVLDQLKARIRAEVFSALDEPREPRPQLSHANLLLNELIREYLEFNRYRYTASVLTAESGQPEAPLDRQFLANQLKVSEDASSKSVPLLYGLVSHFLNNGDNGAKVVLRGAAVGHVAPGPDV from the exons ATGGCGACGATCACTGAGCTCAAGTGTG CCGTGAGGGAAACGCTGGAGTCCCGTGGTGTCCTGGACCAGCTCAAGGCTCGGATCCGGGCCGAGGTTTTCAGCGCCCTGGATGAGCCACGTGAACCGCGCCCGCAGCTCTCCCACGCCAACCTGCTCCTAAACGAGCTCATCCGAGAGTACCTGGAGTTCAACAGGTACAGGTACACGGCATCGGTGCTTACAGCAG AGTCAGGACAACCCGAGGCTCCCTTGGACAGACAGTTCCTGGCAAACCAGCTGAAAGTTTCAGAGGATGCAAGCTCCAAGTCTGT ACCTCTTCTGTATGGATTGGTGTCTCACTTCCTCAACAACGGCGATAACGGAGCCAAGGTGGTTCTCCGCGGTGCTGCCGTCGGTCACGTAGCTCCTGGTCCTGATGTATAA